From a single Sorghum bicolor cultivar BTx623 chromosome 5, Sorghum_bicolor_NCBIv3, whole genome shotgun sequence genomic region:
- the LOC110435241 gene encoding protein MALE DISCOVERER 2-like, translating to MVEMRSIRATACFLLFSLLVSQRLGSCASINEQGRPFLRFGENLADEPTGSLSNQGVNCSDDGKAVALLPKGYKLSGELPSDLHKHTEMISEGLSDEALQSCRKTLTKGVIQRRLQSPNVKTDHVDPSSSSKSLPRWAIYIIAIGGSLVFVAVAAATVYILFSRRKKDTTIMPWSTGLSGPLSKAFVAGVPSLGRAELQAACEDFINVIGSSSDCTLYKGTLSSGVEIAVVSTSVNSAKDWTDRSEEQFKNKISVLSRVNHKNLLNLLGYCTCDEPFTRMMVFEYAPCGSLFEHLHIREAEDLDWPARLRIIMGVAYCLEHMIQLDPPVTPPTLSSSSIYLTEDYAAKISDPELWKKVDDKQDAQTDDDVVYRFGILLLEVISGRLPFSEDHGLLVLWASSYLDGKRPLRGMVDPTVRSAVPEEDLEALRDVVRLCLCVRSDDGDEQRPDMGEVVRALRGVTGLSPEQVTPRDNPLWWAELEIASAVESD from the exons ATGGTGGAGATGCGCAGCATCAGAGCTACCGCCTGCTTCTTGCTCTTTTCCTTGCTTGTGTCTCAGAGGCTTGGGTCTTGTGCTTCCATCAATGAACAAG GGAGACCTTTCTTGAGATTTGGTGAGAACCTAGCAGATGAACCTACTGGATCTTTGTCGAATCAAGGAGTGAATTGCTCAGATGATGGTAAAGCGGTGGCGCT GTTACCCAAGGGTTACAAGTTATCTGGTGAATTGCCATCTGACTTGCACAAACATACAGAGATGATTTCAGAGGGTCTATCTGATGAAGCGCTGCAATCATGCAGGAAAACCTTAACAAA GGGCGTTATCCAGAGACGACTCCAAAGCCCAAACGTCAAGACAGATCATGTTGACCCTTCATCTTCATCCAAGTCTTTACCTCGCTGGGCAATCTACATAATAGCCATCGGTGGATCGCTTGTATTTGTGGCTGTAGCTGCTGCCACTGTGTATATACTCTTCTCTCGTCGAAAGAAGGATACCACTATCATGCCATGGTCTACTGGACTCAGTGGACCACTCAGTAAAGCCTTCGTGGCAG GTGTTCCTTCTCTAGGAAGGGCAGAGCTACAGGCAGCCTGTGAGGACTTCATCAACGTAATCGGCTCCTCGTCTGACTGCACGCTGTACAAGGGAACTCTATCAAGCGGAGTCGAAATCGCAGTAGTCTCCACTTCAGTTAACTCTGCCAAAGATTGGACCGACAGGTCTGAGGAGCAATTCAAGAACAAG ATATCTGTTCTGTCAAGAGTGAACCATAAGAACCTGCTGAACTTGCTTGGTTACTGCACATGCGACGAGCCATTCACAAGAATGATGGTTTTCGAGTACGCTCCGTGCGGTTCCCTCTTCGAGCATCTGCATA TTAGAGAAGCTGAAGATCTGGACTGGCCTGCACGGCTGCGCATCATCATGGGAGTAGCATACTGCCTGGAGCACATGATCCAGCTAGACCCACCAGTGACGCCACCAACCCTGAGCTCCTCATCCATCTACCTCACCGAGGACTACGCAGCCAAAATCTCCGACCCCGAGCTCTGGAAGAAGGTCGACGACAAGCAGGACGCACAGACCGATGACGACGTCGTGTACAGGTTCGGCATCCTGCTGCTGGAGGTGATCTCCGGGCGGCTGCCCTTCTCCGAGGACCACGGCCTGCTGGTCCTCTGGGCGTCCAGCTACCTGGACGGCAAGAGGCCGCTGCGTGGGATGGTTGATCCGACGGTGAGGTCGGCCGTGCCTGAGGAAGATTTAGAGGCGCTGCGCGACGTCGTGAGGCTGTGCCTGTGCGTGCGCTCGGACGACGGGGACGAGCAGAGGCCGGACATGGGCGAGGTTGTGAGAGCGTTGAGAGGCGTCACCGGGTTGTCGCCGGAGCAGGTGACGCCGAGGGATAACCCGCTGTGGTGGGCCGAGCTTGAGATTGCCTCGGCGGTGGAGTCGGACTGA
- the LOC8079967 gene encoding SAM50-like protein SPAC17C9.06: MADTDPPPSVTHDDDEDDDDEEFDDDLDDEADDGGEPPASSSEAARLEAVLRRLTADEVRIRVHQVTIRGCDRTRRAAVEAAVGLDLARAATVRDLVRAAAAAGDRLRRLGAFDTVSITLDAAPPGIPGSAVVVLVDVAEARGRAAGDFGVFAHTQTRSCSLEGSVKLKNLFGFCETWDASGALELDKTAELSAGVQMPRIGAIPTPLVARISFLSDDWLKSSLKEHLMGVSVGLLSTMNHNLAYNLTWRKLTDPTRMSSNSVQEELGHSLLSSIKYAYKVDQRDSSIRPTRGYAFLSSSQVGGLAPGSKYSRFLRQEFDVRVALPLGVLNGALNAGVAAGVIHPLERGSTGSVSPLLERFYLGGNRPLVCRLGGPSSLLGFKTRGLGATESRTYDPNNSDNGTSSSPELNGLGGDIAVTAFADLSFDLPLKPLRELGIHGHAFVCAGNLGKLTECDLRKFPVTDFLQTFRSSAGFGVVVPTRLFRIEMNYCYILKQLDHDKGKTGIQFNFSSP, from the exons ATGGCAGACACCGACCCCCCTCCCTCCGTCACCCACGACGATGACGAGGATGATGACGATGAAGAATTCGATGACGACCTGGATGACGAagccgacgacggcggcgaacCCCCGGCGTCCTCATCCGAGGCGGCTCGCCTCGAGGCCGTGCTCCGGCGGCTGACGGCGGACGAGGTCCGGATCCGGGTGCACCAGGTCACGATCCGGGGCTGCGACCGCACGCGCCGCGCCGCGGTCGAGGCGGCGGTCGGCTTGGACCTCGCGCGCGCTGCCACTGTGCGGGACCTcgtgcgcgccgccgccgcggccggcgaCCGGCTCCGTCGCCTCGGCGCCTTCGACACTGTCTCCATCACCCTCGACGCGGCGCCGCCTGGGATCCCCGGTAgcgccgtcgtcgtcctcgttGACGTCGCGGAGGCCCGAGGTCGCGCTGCCGGTGATTTTGGCGTCTTCGCCCACACGCAG ACTAGATCATGCTCACTTGAAGGTTCAGTGAAGTTGAAGAACCTATTTGGATTCTGTGAGACCTGGGATGCATCAGGCGCTCTTGAATTAGATAAGACAGCAGAACTAAGTGCTGGAGTCCAAATGCCTAGAATCGGAGCAATACCAACTCCGCTAGTGGCTAGAATATCATTTCTGTCTGATGACTGGTTAAAGTCCTCGCTCAAAGAACACCTGATGGGCGTTTCTGTTGGCTTGCTCTCCACCATGAACCACAACCTTGCTTACAATTTGACATGGAGAAAATTAACTGATCCAACTCGCATGTCATCCAATTCCGTACAGGAGGAATTAGGACATAGCCTTTTGTCCTCTATAAAGTACGCATACAAGGTTGACCAAAGGGACTCAAGCATAAGACCTACACGTGGATATGCTTTTCTGTCGTCTTCTCAAGTTGGAGGCCTTGCACCAGGGAGCAAATATTCACGATTTCTTAGGCAG GAATTTGATGTTCGTGTGGCTTTGCCTCTGGGTGTGCTGAATGGCGCTCTCAATGCCGGAGTGGCTGCGGGAGTCATCCATCCATTGGAAAGGGGATCCACAGGATCTGTCTCACCACTTTTAGAAAGATTTTACTTGGGTGGTAATAGGCCTCTTGTATGCCGCTTGGGTGGACCATCTTCACTATTAGGCTTCAAAACAAGAGGACTGGGGGCAACAGAATCCAGAACATATGACCCCAATAATTCTGACAATGGCACTTCCAGTTCTCctgagctaaatggacttggaggTGACATAGCAGTGACAGCCTTTGCCGACCTGTCATTTGATCTGCCTCTGAAGCCGCTCAGGGAGCTGGGAATTCATGGCCATGCCTTTGTCTGTGCTGGAAATCTTGGTAAATTAACTGAGTGTGATCTAAGGAAGTTCCCTGTTACTGACTTCCTACAAACATTCAGAAGTTCTGCAGGATTCGGCGTAGTTGTGCCAACCAGACTGTTCCGCATAGAG ATGAATTACTGCTACATCCTAAAACAGCTTGATCATGACAAGGGGAAGACAGGCATACAGTTTAACTTTTCATCGCCCTAA
- the LOC8079969 gene encoding ubiquitin-activating enzyme E1 1 has translation MLPRKRGVDAGEVQDLHNKAPRAAVPAQDKDKEVVAEMAARAPEIDEDLHSRQLAVYGRETMKRLFGSNVLVSGLQGLGAEIAKNLVLAGVKSVTLHDDGKVELWDLSSNFFLSEKDVGQNRAQACVPKLQELNNAVIISTITGDLSKEQLSNFQAVVFTDISIEKAVEFDDYCHSHQPPIAFIKSEVRGLFGSVFCDFGPEFTVLDVDGEEPHTGIVASISNDNPALVSCVDDERLEFQDGDLVVFSEVHGMTELNDGKPRKIKSARPYSFTLEEDTTSYGTYIRGGIVTQVKPPKVLKFKTLKEAIKEPGEFLMSDFSKFDRPPLLHLAFQALDKFRTELARFPIAGSADDAQKLIDLAISINETLGDSKLEEIDKKLLQHFASGSRAVLNPMAAMFGGIVGQEVVKACSGKFHPLYQFFYFDSVESLPVEPLEPSDLKPENSRYDAQISVLGAKLQKKLEQSKIFMVGSGALGCEFLKNLALMGISCSQNGKLTVTDDDVIEKSNLSRQFLFRDWNIGQPKSTVAATAAMAINPKLHVEALQNRASPETENVFNDAFWESLDAVVNALDNVTARMYIDSRCVYFQKPLLESGTLGAKCNTQMVIPHLTENYGASRDPPEKQAPMCTVHSFPHNIDHCLTWARSEFEGLLEKTPTEVNAFLSNPGGYATAARTAGDAQARDQLERVIECLETDKCETFQDCITWARLKFEDYFSNRVKQLTFTFPEDAMTSSGAPFWSAPKRFPRPLEFSSSDSSHLNFLLAASILRAETFGIPIPDWAKNPTKLAEAVDKVIVPDFQPKQGVKIETDEKATSLSSASVDDAAVIEELIAKLETISKTLPPGFHMNPIQFEKDDDTNFHMDLIAGFANMRARNYSIPEVDKLKAKFIAGRIIPAIATSTAMATGLVCLELYKVLAGGHKVEDYRNTFANLAIPLFSMAEPVPPKTIKHQDMSWTVWDRWTVTGNITLRELLEWLKEKGLNAYSISCGTSLLYNSMFPRHKDRLDKKVVDVAREVAKVEVPSYRRHLDVVVACEDDDDNDVDIPLVSIYFR, from the exons ATGCTTCCCCGGAAGCGGGGGGTCGACGCCGGCGAGGTCCAGGACTTGCACAACAAGGCCCCCCGCGCCGCCGTCCCAGCTCAGGACAAGGACAAGGAGGTGGTTGCGGAGATGGCTGCCAGGGCGCCCGAGATCGATGAGGACCTCCACAGCCGCCAGCTCGCCGTCTATGGGCGCGAGACTATGAAGCGCCTCTTCGGCTCCAACGTCCTTGTCTCTGGACTCCAGGGACTAGGCGCTGAGATCG CAAAAAACCTTGTCCTTGCTGGTGTCAAGTCTGTAACCTTGCATGATGATGGCAAAGTCGAGCTATGGGACTTGTCAAGCAACTTCTTCCTCTCAGAGAAGGATGTTGGGCAAAACCGTGCTCAAGCTTGTGTTCCAAAGCTACAAGAGCTTAACAATGCTGTCATTATCTCTACCATAACTGGTGATTTGTCCAAGGAGCAGCTTTCTAACTTTCAG GCTGTGGTCTTTACTGATATCAGCATAGAAAAAGCAGTTGAGTTTGATGATTACTGTCATAGCCATCAGCCACCAATTGCTTTCATTAAGTCAGAAGTTCGTGGTCTTTTTGGCAGTGTTTTCTGTGATTTTGGTCCTGAGTTTACTGTTTTGGATGTTGATGGTGAGGAACCACATACAGGAATTGTGGCATCAATCAGCAATGACAACCCAGCACTTGTTTCTTGTGTGGATGATGAGCGCTTGGAGTTCCAAGATGGCGATCTAGTTGTTTTCTCTGAAGTGCATGGAATGACTGAGCTCAatgatggaaaaccaagaaagatcAAGAGTGCAAGGCCTTATTCTTTCACTCTAGAAGAAGACACCACCTCATATGGCACCTACATTAGAGGTGGTATTGTCACACAGGTGAAGCCACCAAAGGTTCTGAAATTCAAAACCCTGAAGGAGGCAATCAAGGAGCCAGGAGAATTTCTCATGAGTGATTTCTCCAAGTTTGACCGCCCACCTCTTTTGCATTTGGCCTTCCAAGCTTTGGACAAGTTTAGGACTGAGTTGGCACGGTTCCCTATTGCTGGGTCAGCTGATGATGCACAAAAGCTGATTGATCTTGCTATTAGTATTAATGAAACTCTTGGTGATAGTAAGCTTGAAGAAATTGATAAGAAGCTCCTGCAGCATTTCGCAAGTGGTTCCAGGGCTGTTTTGAATCCCATGGCTGCAATGTTTGGTGGTATTGTGGGTCAGGAGGTTGTTAAAGCATGCTCAGGGAAATTCCATCCACTTTACCAG TTCTTCTACTTTGATTCTGTCGAATCTCTGCCAGTTGAACCATTGGAGCCTAGTGATTTGAAGCCAGAGAACAGTAGATATGATGCACAAATTAGTGTCTTGGGGGCTAAGCTTCAAAAGAAACTGGAGCAGTCAAAAATATTCATGGTTGGTTCTGGGGCTCTTGGATGTGAATTCTTGAAGAACCTTGCATTAATGGGTATTTCTTGCAGTCAAAATGGGAAGCTGACTGTTACAGATGACGATGTTATAGAGAAAAGCAATCTCAGTCGCCAGTTTCTCTTCCGTGACTGGAACATTGGGCAGCCCAAGTCCACAGTTGCTGCAACTGCTGCTATGGCAATTAATCCTAAGCTTCATGTGGAGGCCCTTCAGAACAGAGCAAGTCCTGAGACTGAAAATGTGTTTAATGATGCCTTTTGGGAGAGCTTGGATGCTGTTGTTAATGCACTGGACAATGTAACCGCAAGAATGTATATTGACTCCAGATGTGTATATTTCCAGAAACCACTTCTTGAATCAGGCACTCTGGGTGCTAAGTGCAACACACAGATGGTCATTCCTCACCTAACAGAAAACTATGGGGCATCCAGAGATCCACCAGAAAAGCAGGCACCTATGTGCACTGTACATTCATTTCCTCACAATATTGATCACTGCCTGACGTGGGCTAGGTCTGAGTTTGAGGGTCTACTTGAGAAGACTCCCACCGAAGTAAATGCTTTCCTGTCGAACCCTGGTGGGTATGCAACTGCAGCAAGAACTGCTGGTGATGCACAGGCTAGGGACCAACTTGAGCGAGTTATTGAATGCCTTGAGACAGACAAGTGTGAGACATTCCAAGATTGTATTACCTGGGCCCGGCTTAA GTTTGAGGATTATTTCTCCAACCGTGTAAAGCAGCTGACATTCACTTTCCCTGAAGATGCAATGACTAGCTCTGGTGCTCCTTTCTGGTCTGCTCCTAAGCGGTTCCCGCGACCTCTGGAGTTCTCATCTTCCGACTCAAGTCACCTGAACTTtttgttggctgcttctatatTAAGGGCAGAGACATTTGGAATACCCATACCTGATTGGGCGAAAAACCCAACGAAACTGGCTGAAGCTGTGGACAAGGTCATCGTTCCGGATTTCCAACCAAAACAGGGTGTTAAGATAGAGACAGATGAGAAGGCTACTAGCCTTTCCTCTGCATCTGTTGATGATGCTGCTGTTATTGAAGAGCTTATTGCGAAGCTGGAAACAATTTCTAAAACATTGCCACCAGGATTCCATATGAACCCTATACAGTTTGAGAAG GATGATGATACCAATTTCCATATGGACTTGATCGCTGGCTTTGCCAACATGCGGGCTAGGAATTACAGCATCCCTGAAGTTGACAAGTTGAAGGCAAAGTTCATAGCTGGAAGAATCATTCCAGCCATCGCCACCTCAACTGCAATGGCCACTGGCCTTGTCTGCCTGGAGCTTTACAAAGTCCTCGCTGGTGGGCACAAGGTTGAAGACTACCGGAACACATTTGCGAACCTTGCAATCCCCCTCTTCTCCATGGCAGAGCCTGTGCCACCCAAGACCATCAAGCACCAAGACATGTCCTGGACTGTCTGGGACCGCTGGACCGTAACTGGCAACATCACGCTGAGGGAGCTCCTGGAGTGgctcaaggagaagggcctgaaTGCGTACAGCATATCCTGTGGGACCTCGCTGCTGTACAACTCCATGTTCCCGAGGCACAAGGACCGGCTGGACAAGAAGGTGGTGGATGTGGCCAGGGAGGTGGCCAAGGTGGAGGTGCCTTCGTACCGCCGCCATCTGGACGTTGTGGTGGCCTGTGAGGATGACGATGACAATGACGTTGACATCCCGCTTGTGTCCATTTACTTCCGGTAA
- the LOC8079968 gene encoding IRK-interacting protein, giving the protein MIRPGSKESQNYDINNQRVHPQPIDENMTQNGDSMDTMIGRIFNNISSLKSAYIQLQEAHTPYDPDKIQEADKLVIEELTRLSELKHAYREKHPKPVAASPQDSRLLSEIQEQQNLLKTYEVMVKKFQSQIQTRDTEITHLQQQIDEAKLRKSKLEKKLKQRGLLNKESEESDEEENYFSIELTPSLFTSAVDNAYQSIHDFSKPLINMMKAAGWDLDGAANAIEPGVVYTRRAHKKFAFESYICQRMFSGFQEESFAIKDSNISFSNEAFFHQFLAVRAMDPLDVLSQNPDSVFGKFCRSKYLLLVHPKMEGSFFGNMDQRNYVMSGGHPRTPFYQAFLKLAKSIWLLHRLAYSFDPKAKVFQVKKGSEFSDIHMESVVKNIILEEGAERPKVGLMIMPGFLIGTSVVQSRVYLSDVKYAD; this is encoded by the coding sequence ATGATCCGCCCAGGCTCAAAGGAGTCACAAAATTATGATATCAATAATCAAAGAGTTCATCCTCAACCAATTGATGAGAACATGACTCAGAACGGGGACTCAATGGACACTATGATCGGGAGGATATTCAACAACATATCCTCTTTAAAATCTGCATACATTCAGCTGCAGGAAGCGCACACCCCTTATGACCCTGACAAAATCCAGGAAGCTGATAAGCTTGTCATAGAGGAGCTTACAAGACTTTCAGAACTCAAGCATGCTTACAGAGAAAAACATCCTAAGCCAGTAGCTGCATCTCCTCAAGATTCGCGCTTGCTTTCTGAAATACAAGAGCAGCAGAATTTGTTGAAGACCTATGAGGTCATGGTAAAGAAGTTCCAGTCTCAGATCCAGACTAGAGATACTGAGATAACCCATTTACAACAGCAAATTGATGAAGCTAAACTTCGGAAATCAAAGCTAGAGAAGAAACTGAAACAAAGGGGCCTACTTAACAAGGAATCAGAGGAATCTGACGAAGAAGAGAACTACTTCTCTATTGAGTTGACACCAAGTTTGTTTACATCTGCTGTTGATAACGCATACCAGTCGATACATGACTTCTCAAAGCCTTtgatcaacatgatgaaggctgcaGGTTGGGATCTTGATGGGGCTGCTAATGCCATTGAACCTGGTGTGGTTTACACAAGAAGGGCCCacaagaagtttgcttttgaatcCTATATTTGCCAAAGAATGTTCAGTGGGTTCCAAGAAGAGAGCTTTGCTATCAAGGATTCTAACATCAGTTTTTCCAATGAGGCTTTCTTCCATCAATTCCTCGCAGTGCGAGCCATGGATCCGCTAGATGTCCTGAGCCAGAACCCGGACTCAGTATTCGGAAAGTTCTGCAGAAGCAAATACCTATTGCTTGTGCATCCAAAAATGGAAGGTTCTTTCTTCGGCAACATGGATCAGAGGAATTACGTCATGAGCGGTGGCCATCCAAGGACACCTTTCTACCAGGCATTCCTGAAGCTAGCAAAGTCCATATGGTTGTTGCACAGGTTGGCGTATTCCTTTGATCCAAAGGCAAAGGTATTTCAAGTGAAAAAGGGAAGTGAGTTTTCGGATATCCACATGGAGAGCGTCGTGAAGAACATCATCCTAGAAGAGGGTGCAGAGAGGCCGAAAGTTGGCCTGATGATTATGCCTGGTTTCCTGATTGGGACCAGCGTGGTACAGTCCCGAGTGTATCTGTCAGATGTGAAGTACGCTGACTAA